From a single Silene latifolia isolate original U9 population chromosome 6, ASM4854445v1, whole genome shotgun sequence genomic region:
- the LOC141588367 gene encoding uncharacterized protein LOC141588367 has translation MTVTAVGQVKEASMCKEFGSTLTGPALRWFVSLPNRSISTFAELVNAFTQQFASSRKPQKHAGDLYRIVQGAGETIEEYNTRFNNEKVAVWECDISTAVEAFRRGLHHDSDLYKQLTMHPCHSFEAVQEKAATAIRLEEDILARASLPNTPIVFSTSAVEKSGRKQPTSKRDEIYRPYGRGVNRIEENQLLPTLAEYGFTVGIGGILKALREMGDRVRWPKPPLEEQAWRKDSKKKCEFHRDIGHNTEDCYTLRREIKRGSDISGLTYSAAKRHATGTKGDRPANSCRISHSDLPAVTFDEGDTYDEREHHDALIITLSMSNCTVRKVLVDTGQLGQSDYAKNHRKYGWIRYQDDPVSKESNRKLWRTLCRLIDYPKSRQGNPHLGREQGGRTLADVY, from the exons atgacagtaacagccgTAGGGCAGGTAAAAGAGGCCAGCATGTGCAAAGAATTTGGATCCACCTTAACAGggccggcacttcgatggtttgtaagtCTGCCCAAtaggtcgatatccacatttgccGAATTGGTGAATGCATTCacccagcagtttgcaagcagcaggaaGCCACAAAAGCATGCAGGGGATctatacagaatcgtccagggggcaggagaaacCATCGAAGAATACAACACCAGATTCAACAATGAAAAGGTGGCAGTATGGGAATGTGATATttcgacagcagtagaagccttcaggaggGGCCTCCACCATGATTCTGACTTGTataagcagctaactatgcatcctTGCCATAGCTTCGAAGCAGTGCAAGAAAAGGCTGCTACCGCAATCAGACTAGAGGAAgacatcctagccagagccagccttCCTAATACACCGATTGTTTTCAGTACCTCAGCCgtagagaaatcaggaagaaagcaaccTACCAGTAAGAGGGATGAAATATataggccatatggaaggggagtcaacagaatcgaagaaaatcaATTACTTCCTACTCTGGCCGAATATGGATTCACTGTaggtatcggaggaatcctgaaagcactcagggagatgggagacagGGTAAGGTGGCCCAAGCCACCACTAGAAGAACAGGCATGGCGAaaagatagcaagaagaagtgtgaattccatcgtgaTATTGGGCATAACACTGAAGACTGTTACAcactacgaagagagatcaagc gcggctcagatatAAGTGGATTAACATACTCGGCAGCTAAAAGGCATGCCACCGGCACTAAGGGAGATAGACcagcaaattcttgcagaatttctcacagtgatttaCCAGCCGTCACCTTTGATGAAGGAGACACATATGACGAACGGGAACATCATGATGCACTCATTATCACCCTATCAATGTCTAactgcacagttagaaaggtcttggtagatacagggcAGCTCGGTCAATCTGATTATGCTAAAAACCATAGAAAATATggg tggatacgaTATCAAGACGACCCCGTAAGCAAAGAATCAAATCGCAAGCTTTGGCGGACTTTGTGTCGACTTATTGACTATCCAAAATCGCGACAAGGAAATCCTCACCTTGGAAGGGAACAAGGAGGCAGAACTCTGGCAGATGTATATtga